A part of Cottoperca gobio chromosome 4, fCotGob3.1, whole genome shotgun sequence genomic DNA contains:
- the LOC115006953 gene encoding spindlin-Z isoform X1 — MSKKRGRKRSRGELSDTLTPDPNSILGVRIQHNWREKGNQSKWKGTVLDRLSVNTSLFMVKYDGFDCVYGIELFKDERVSNLHVLSEKVVNNKIKMPPGAEELVGKAVEHLFEKEDGEKNEWRGMVLSRAPIMTNWYYITYEKDPVLYMYQLWDDYADGDLRILPEAENKHLLPADRKPGEETESLVGKQVEYVTDKGVKRTGLVIYQVPAKPSVYYIKYDDDFHIHVYDLVKTT; from the exons ATGTCCAAGAAAAGGGGCAG AAAGCGGAGTAGGGGGGAGCTGAGTGACACATTGACCCCGGATCCCAACAGCATTCTGGGAGTCCGCATTCAGCATAACTGGCGTGAGAAGGGGAACCAGAGCAAATGGAAGGGAACAGTACTCGACAGGCTTAGTGTGAACACTTCTCTCTTCATGGTGAAGTATGACGGCTTTGACTGCGTCTATGGCATCGAGCTGTTCAAGGACGAGAGAGTGTCGAACCTGCACGTCCTGTCAGAAAAAGTTG TAAACAACAAGATCAAGATGCCTCCAGGGGCGGAGGAGCTGGTGGGCAAAGCTGTGGAGCATCTGTTTGAAaaggaggatggagagaagaacGAATGGAGAGGCATGGTCCTCTCCAGAGCTCCAATCATGACCAACTGGTATTATATCACTTATGAAAAGGACCCCGTACTATATATGTACCAGCTGTGGGACGACTATGCTGACGGAGACCTCAGGATTCTGCCTGAAGCAG aaaacaaacacctgTTGCCtgcagacaggaagccaggTGAAGAGACGGAGAGTCTGGTGGGGAAACAGGTGGAGTATGTTACTGACAAGGGTGTGAAGAGAACAGGCCTTGTCATCTACCAGGTCCCAGCCAAGCCCTCTGTCTACtatattaaatatgatgatgactttcatATCCATGTCTATGACCTGGTGAAAACCACCTAG
- the LOC115006953 gene encoding spindlin-W isoform X2, whose product MVKYDGFDCVYGIELFKDERVSNLHVLSEKVVNNKIKMPPGAEELVGKAVEHLFEKEDGEKNEWRGMVLSRAPIMTNWYYITYEKDPVLYMYQLWDDYADGDLRILPEAENKHLLPADRKPGEETESLVGKQVEYVTDKGVKRTGLVIYQVPAKPSVYYIKYDDDFHIHVYDLVKTT is encoded by the exons ATGGTGAAGTATGACGGCTTTGACTGCGTCTATGGCATCGAGCTGTTCAAGGACGAGAGAGTGTCGAACCTGCACGTCCTGTCAGAAAAAGTTG TAAACAACAAGATCAAGATGCCTCCAGGGGCGGAGGAGCTGGTGGGCAAAGCTGTGGAGCATCTGTTTGAAaaggaggatggagagaagaacGAATGGAGAGGCATGGTCCTCTCCAGAGCTCCAATCATGACCAACTGGTATTATATCACTTATGAAAAGGACCCCGTACTATATATGTACCAGCTGTGGGACGACTATGCTGACGGAGACCTCAGGATTCTGCCTGAAGCAG aaaacaaacacctgTTGCCtgcagacaggaagccaggTGAAGAGACGGAGAGTCTGGTGGGGAAACAGGTGGAGTATGTTACTGACAAGGGTGTGAAGAGAACAGGCCTTGTCATCTACCAGGTCCCAGCCAAGCCCTCTGTCTACtatattaaatatgatgatgactttcatATCCATGTCTATGACCTGGTGAAAACCACCTAG
- the micos13 gene encoding MICOS complex subunit MIC13, which produces MAARILPVVKLATKLTIAGGALYVACDSGLLGSSEQGSEALGKAKAAIPPAIEEWMKYFGLEAQLPTIPKVEFSPVQAWNSGVRQSISTLSEAPSKATAYTNHGVQYVKDLTK; this is translated from the exons ATGGCGGCAAGAATTTTACCCGTAGTCAA ACTGGCCACCAAGTTGACCATTGCTGGAGGAGCTCTCTACGTCGCCTGTGACTCTGGTCTGTTGGGAAGCAGTGAGCAGGGCTCAGAGGCCCTGGGGAAGGCCAAGGCTGCAATACCCCCCGCCATAGAGGAATGGATGAAGTACTTTGGCCTGGAG GCTCAGCTTCCAACCATACCTAAAGTGGAATTCTCTCCGGTTCAGGCGTGGAACTCTG GGGTGCGGCAGTCAATTTCAACTCTTTCAGAGGCTCCATCAAAAGCAACTGCATACACAAATCATGGAGTGCAGTACGTGAAAGACCTCACGAAGTGA
- the hsd11b1la gene encoding hydroxysteroid 11-beta-dehydrogenase 1-like protein isoform X2: MGTFTKILLASICVAFLAVKWTSPSFNEESLSGARVLVTGASTGIGEQMAYHYARFGAQIVITARRQKVLQQVAEKCLSLGAQKALYIAADMASESDPDKVVDFAIEKLGGLDYLVLNHIGPSPFSMWEGDVDHTRWLMKVNFFSYIQMAWRGLASLEQSKGSLVIVSSLLGKMSSPFVAPYTSTKFALNGFFGAFQHELAMKKSNVSVSICTLGLIDTDSAMEKVREVTSVPAYPATDAALNIIITGATRQSELFYPWFTYIVSLTKDWFPSFTNYAIQKSYSYSP; encoded by the exons ATGGGAACTTTCACTAAAATCCTTTTAGCTAGTATTTGTGTTGCTTTCCTAGCTGTCAAGTGGACTTCACCCAGTTTTAATGAAG AATCTCTCAGTGGTGCCAGGGTATTGGTTACTGGGGCCAGTACGGGTATTGGGGAACAAATGGCCTATCACTATGCCCGCTTTGGTGCCCAGATAGTAATTACAGCAAGGAGGCAGAAAGTGTTACAGCAG GTGGCAGAGAAGTGTCTGAGTTTGGGAGCCCAGAAAGCACTCTACATAGCAGCCGACATGGCCAGTGAGTCGGACCCCGACAAAGTCGTAGATTTTGCAATTGAAAAGCTCGGAGGGTTGGATTACCTAGTTCTCAACCACATTGGGCCGAGCCCCTTCAGCATGTGGGAGGGTGATGTGGATCACACCAGGTGGCTGATGAAG GTCAATTTCTTCAGCTACATTCAGATGGCTTGGAGAGGTTTGGCCTCCCTTGAGCAAAGTAAAGGATCACTCGTGATCGTTTCATCACTTTTAG gtAAAATGTCCAGTCCCTTCGTTGCACCGTATACCTCAACAAAATTCGCCTTGAATGGTTTCTTCGGGGCCTTTCAGCACGAGCTGGCTATGAAGAAGAGCAACGTGTCCGTCTCTATATGCACACTGGGGCTAATTGATACCGATTCAGCGATGGAGAAAGTCAG GGAAGTCACTAGTGTACCAGCCTACCCTGCCACAGATGCAGCCTTGAACATCATCATTACAGGAGCTACAAGACAGTCGGAGCTCTTCTACCCTTGGTTCACCTACATTGTGTCTTTGACCAAAGACTGGTTCCCTTCCTTCACAAACTATGCCATCCAGAAATCATACAGCTACAGCCCATGA
- the hsd11b1la gene encoding hydroxysteroid 11-beta-dehydrogenase 1-like protein isoform X1, whose amino-acid sequence MLYQRHSNVNVFLISINTTVYVFVFVSLMCLSESLSGARVLVTGASTGIGEQMAYHYARFGAQIVITARRQKVLQQVAEKCLSLGAQKALYIAADMASESDPDKVVDFAIEKLGGLDYLVLNHIGPSPFSMWEGDVDHTRWLMKVNFFSYIQMAWRGLASLEQSKGSLVIVSSLLGKMSSPFVAPYTSTKFALNGFFGAFQHELAMKKSNVSVSICTLGLIDTDSAMEKVREVTSVPAYPATDAALNIIITGATRQSELFYPWFTYIVSLTKDWFPSFTNYAIQKSYSYSP is encoded by the exons atgctgtATCAAAGGCactcaaatgtaaatgtctttctCATTTCCATCAACACAACTGtgtatgtctttgtttttgtgtctcttatgtGTCTCTCAGAATCTCTCAGTGGTGCCAGGGTATTGGTTACTGGGGCCAGTACGGGTATTGGGGAACAAATGGCCTATCACTATGCCCGCTTTGGTGCCCAGATAGTAATTACAGCAAGGAGGCAGAAAGTGTTACAGCAG GTGGCAGAGAAGTGTCTGAGTTTGGGAGCCCAGAAAGCACTCTACATAGCAGCCGACATGGCCAGTGAGTCGGACCCCGACAAAGTCGTAGATTTTGCAATTGAAAAGCTCGGAGGGTTGGATTACCTAGTTCTCAACCACATTGGGCCGAGCCCCTTCAGCATGTGGGAGGGTGATGTGGATCACACCAGGTGGCTGATGAAG GTCAATTTCTTCAGCTACATTCAGATGGCTTGGAGAGGTTTGGCCTCCCTTGAGCAAAGTAAAGGATCACTCGTGATCGTTTCATCACTTTTAG gtAAAATGTCCAGTCCCTTCGTTGCACCGTATACCTCAACAAAATTCGCCTTGAATGGTTTCTTCGGGGCCTTTCAGCACGAGCTGGCTATGAAGAAGAGCAACGTGTCCGTCTCTATATGCACACTGGGGCTAATTGATACCGATTCAGCGATGGAGAAAGTCAG GGAAGTCACTAGTGTACCAGCCTACCCTGCCACAGATGCAGCCTTGAACATCATCATTACAGGAGCTACAAGACAGTCGGAGCTCTTCTACCCTTGGTTCACCTACATTGTGTCTTTGACCAAAGACTGGTTCCCTTCCTTCACAAACTATGCCATCCAGAAATCATACAGCTACAGCCCATGA